The following DNA comes from Lepidochelys kempii isolate rLepKem1 chromosome 9, rLepKem1.hap2, whole genome shotgun sequence.
CTCGCCTTCCTCAAAGTATCTGATTCTTATTTATCATTCCAGTTTCCCAGCTGCCTTCAGGACAAAGCCCCCACTCCCACAGTCCCGACCCCAGGGACTgccctgtgcagcagcagtttaaGGCTTGGTTAACTAACCTTTCCCATCTCCATTCCAGAGGCTTTGAGCCCCAGTGCCATTGCTTTTGCTCAGAGCTTATCGTCCCCTTAGTTCCGTGCCTTCTCCCTTCCTCCAGAGCTGGGCATGTGTGAACAGTCCTGAGATGTGCTTTCCTGGCTGCTTTGGGGCAGGCCACAGGATCTCCATTCTCCCCACCTGCATACTGAAGCAATAAAAATCCAGTGCAGTTTCTCTCAAGGAGCTCTGAGCATTTGACAAACCCTGATGGATTTGATTCGCAGTTGCCACCTCAAGAGGTGGGCCTCTGAGTTACTGATGAGGAAGGACTTGCCACAGCCATGCAGCAAGCCTGGGATAGAATGCAGTCCCAGGTGCTGCCCTAACTCACAAGTGATGGTCCTTCCTTGCATCTGACTCCATGGAATGTGAATTGGGTCACAAGTTGTCTGTTTCCATTTGCTGCTGCAGCACTTCCAGCTTGGTACTGTGTTCTAAATGTTTGtttccctgcagggctggggctgccagTGGCCTGGTCTCCTCTGGAGAGTGCTGCGGTCAGTACCATTGCCCTTTCCCAGCATAACCACTGCTCTAACTCTGGGCGTGGAGGCTTTTCCTTCTGAACTAATTGCTCCTAACCCACTCTGTCTGGGCTGTCCAGTCTCTGTCCTCTGTGTTTCGGATTCAGCTGCTAAGGATTCCAGCTCAAAGCTCTGCAGCACTGGATGACCCAAAAAATCATTTGCAAACCTAGTGCCCATGAAATCAGCTCACAGTGCCATCGGGGAGGTTGAAATTACAGATAATTATGTCTAGAAATGAAGTGCTTGGCaatctgcttctctctctctctgccaggctCTGAGTTCAGAGactgccttctcctctgcagaatACTGCTGAAGCCCCAACATCACTGCCACTGCCTTTGGGCCCTGGCAGCTAGGGGACAGGTTTGCCAACAGCTTAagtaattggttagtctctgcaCCCCACAGTTTCGCTCTCTGCATTGGTAGCTGGACTTTTCCATCCTTTTCTTCCCAAAGCTTTTCAGTTTCTCTGGTAGGCTCCCTGAATCACCATCTCTGGGCTCTGACCTTCTTTCCCCCTGCCTAATTGCAGATGAGACGCTGCTAATCAACATGATCTGTGGGGTGGTTTCAGGGGTGATCTCGTCCACGCTGGCCAACCCGACAGATGTGCTGAAGGTAAGAGGTGCCTGTTTTGAGGGACCGTCCCTGATGGGCCAGGTCCTGATATGATTAAGCTgattctttcctttcttccagcTGGAGCGGATTGCCCTCCAAGCCACTTGCCAGGCTTTGGCTTGGGTGTAGAAAGAAAGCACTACCTTGGTTGGGGGAGTGAAGGAGAGAGGTAATATGAGGGAGCCACAGCCCGGTgcaggaaggaggtggaaaaTGCAGCTGCTGAGCTCTGTGGTGAAAGATGCTCTGGAGCCCCAGCACTGGGTGAACTGTGCAAAGGACTAAGAGTGCTGGCCAGTAGTCAGGCATGCCACAAGCCTTCTCCCCATGGCCACTACCCACAGCTTTGGTGATGGACCTCCATTCTGATCTGTAGCCCCCTGTTACTCCAGTCCTGCAGAGTGACAGCAGAGCCCAGCCTGGCCTATTCTTTGTCCTGGTGCTAGGTCTAGGGGGCCTCATCTGGGGGAGTCTCTCTTGATTGAATTCACATGGGGCtcagcctctgtttaaaaaaaaaaaaaaattgcctcccTTGCTTTGTTCTTTGTCTGACCTCTGAGCACTGAGATCCATTAGCTAGTCCTATAAGGTCCTGCCCTCTCCAGTCCACTGTCACTTTCATGGTGCTGCGACCTAGCCATTCCTCCAAATGCACTTTCCTGGCGCCTGAATAACTCTTCCACTGGGCAGTTGGATGTTACTCCGCTATACTTGGCTATTTCTCCCGTCCTAGGTGGGAGCTGAATCTGTATGTTAACATAACTCTGCTCGGCAGCCACTGCTGCCTGATGGAATCTGTCCCCTCATTTCAGATTCGAATGCAGGCTCAAGGCAGCTTATTCCAGGGGGGCATGATTGGCAGCTTCATTGATATCTACCAGCAGGAAGGCACGCGTGGGCTCTGGAGGGTAAGTACCCACTGCTGAGAGTCCTTTCTACTCAGGCAGCAGAATAGTAAACTGCTTCCTTAACTGCCATTTTCTGACTAAAGCCAGGTGATGAGTTCACCTTCTGATCCCGGTGTGCTGCTATCCCTTGGTGTAAGTGAAGCATCTGGAGAGTGACCGGGCCAAGGACAGGAGCAGGCTTGCTGTTTTGTCTGCTGTCCATGGAGAAACTGTGGCTAAGGTCACTCTGTGTATGTGTTGGATTGGAACACAAGCAGGATGTGAATGGGACAGGTCCCCTCATGCTCAGAGTCCAGTCTTCCAAAACCTGCCCCTTTCCCAGAATGTTCAGCTGCAGAATAGTTAACAGGCAGAGCAGGATCCAGCAGTTGGATCCTCCTTGTTCCTCCCCCTAGCTCACCTCTTGAAGAGTGACTCAGCCTAGGTATCTCTCAGTGGGTTTTGAACACCCTTGTGAGGTTAGTGAGGAAGAGTCTGCAGAACTCAGCAGAATAGCTTGTGGCATCCTCACAGAAGCCTGAGGCTGAGTACGCTGTCAGGGGAGGAGTTCTCAATGTCAGCGAGTGTTTCCCTTGAATGTCCTCACCAGAACACTTAAGCTTAAAGACACAAGTTGTTTAAAGGTGAGAAAATCCACAGTTAATGTTCTGCACCAGCCTCAGCTCTGCCTTGTGTCCAGCCTGAGACCCCCCTATCCCTTGTTGCCTGGAAtctgccctgtgtgtgtgtgtgaatgacaGCAGGATGGCAGCTTCCTGGTGACTGGTGGAAGGGTGGATTGGGAAGACAGGATCTTGAGCTTAAAGGTGCTAATATGCTTTAGAGCCCACTTGTTACTGTTAGTGCATTGAGGAGTTAGCCGCACTGCTTGGGGTTTGTGGTAAGACGCTTTGGCCTGCTTTTACTATAGTGACCTCGCCATAGAAATCCTTCCATGAGCTTGAACCAGCAAACCCAAACTGGAGAGAGCTCCAGTACTGGGATTCCCAAGTCAGATGGCTTTCCCAAATGGAGCATTCCCCTTTATCTCTGCCATGTATTCAGTACAATCCTTCAGAGGGAAGATACTTGTCCCTAAATCTCTCGCTTACTCCAGAGCCTCCTGGGCtggaagggaggggcagggtaAGGAGTATCTCCGCTGCTGGTTTTGGCTCAGCGGTTACTGTTAAGATTATTCCTGCTCTCTAGACAAACGCACACgagaggggaagagaggatagaaaagaaaggaaaacatcTGTCTCACGGACACGTGCTGCAGGCAGGATACAGTACACAGTCAGGTCAGTCACAAGTGGGTGCGTGCtagccctggccccagctcactcTCTTGGTCTAAAAGCTGGCATGCCCTGGCCccctcctgccacctctccttCATGCTGAGGTGAGCCTGCTTGTGAAGCCTCAGCTTGTCATACTGATTGTAGCAATGGTAGTGTGGAGGTGAATTAATGCTGGAGCTGACCAAGTTTGGTAATAGTTACACAGAAGCCGAAGAAGATAGGGAAGAGGATAGACATGAAACAGCTCTTGAGGGACGGGCAATGGGATTCTTAAATCAACCTCCCTCAGGTCACTGCGGATTGGTGTGGTCTGAAGGCCATATCTTCTCATTGGCCTGTTTGCCAGCTGGATGTACTGAAGAATTCCCCCAGCATCTGCAGGCCAAAGGGTTTTCCTTCGGGTGAGAGAGTGGCATCCAGGACATTAATGTCCTTACACTTCTCTACAGTGCCCAGAAGGGGCAGCCATCACTGTCCTATCTCCTTCTCCAGTCCATTGCCCATGGTTTTTCTCTGACCCAGGAATTTCTCGTCTGTTGTTGTGGAAATGGGTCACCTGTTTGGCCTCCTTGAGGGTTGCTTCGCAGTCAGTTCAGATGGCTCTTTCTAACTTACTCTTGTTTCCTTCAGCTGTTTTGTAATCTGTTCTCAGGCCAGAGCAACCTTCTGCCAGGTTGGACTCCCAGATCATAGGCTGTGGTGCAAAAGAGACTGGGGTCCTAGCAGCTCCTTGCCATGCTGACAGGGAGGATGTGGCCCCTGCATAACTGCATCTTGTTTCTGGTTAATCTATGCTGGCTTCTAGTTTTGTTAGGTGCTGCACAGTGGGAGAAGTTGAGTGATTTAAGGGCTTCAGCTGGGGTCTCTGGGGGCAGGTGAGGAGCCTGATCCAGCCAGGCTACAGGCCAGGGGACAGAGTGGCAGGACACACAGTTCATGTTGTTAGTGAAGTGATGTCAGGGTGGAGGGAGCATAACTCTCTAAAACCAGGATGGGGAGTCATGCCCAAAGGGAGGAGGGCTCTGGAAGTAAAACCAAGAGACAGTGGGCTTCCCTTATCCAAGGGCAAGTGCAGCTGGTGAACTAGGGGAGGCAGCCAGAAGGCATGGTCATGGGCTGCAGGGCTGACTACCGTGGGAGGGCTTTTCAGAGTGTCTAGGAGGAATGGGGCCCTGCCTCCAGTGGTAAATTGAGTGCTTGTGTTTGGTAGGGTGTAGTCCCCACGGCGCAGAGAGCTGCCATTGTGGTTGGAGTGGAGCTGCCAGTTTACGACATCACCAAGAAGCACCTGATCCTCTCAGGGTTCATGGGGGATACAATCTTTGCCCACTTCATGTGAGTATCTGCAATCCCCTCTGCTCTCTTTGGATCCAGTGGGGGTAGGCGTTGCCTGTCAGACATGCTGGAGAAGGGCAGGATGTAATTATGCAGTGCAGCCTGTGGGGTTAACCCTTGACCAGTTCCTGATTATGCTGAATGCAATGTCAGCAGCTTGGCTAGATCCTATTGAGGGGGCAAGGACTGCAGCTCTGCAGTGGCATCCACTTCTTGGGGGTCTACAGAGAGCAGTTCCACAGCAGTTCAGCTGCCTGGCATGTGGGCAGTAGGATGGCATGTGGTGCAGGTCTCCCAGCTAGAATCCAGTGGGACTTACAGGAGGAGAGGTGAAGGAGGTTGGGAACAGGAATTCTGTAGAGCATGTGACATGAGCTGCTGCATTCCTAGCTACTTTATTCCCcattcctcccctgccctggctTCTGATTCTAGGCTGTTGCTGCAGAGTGGTTCAGTGAGATGATTCTTTTGTCAGGGTTTCTTagctgggggtgctgtggggcaacCGCTGAGTTTGCACCACATGGCTGGAGGGAGGAATTCAGCAGGATACAGTGAGAGCAAGGACAAGGGAGGGGAGTAGTAAGACGGTTGCCTTTGCCTTGCTCTACTCCAGCTGCCATTCTCAGTGTTGGTCTTCTGCTCTTGCAGCACTCACTCTGAGGAAGCATCCCCAATACCAGCCCTGCACCCAGTCCTTGAATTCAGCCCCTGCAGGCTTCCAAAAACCACCTGCCATGACTGCAGTGCCACAGCCCTTGGCGGATCTCAATGCGTCATGGCAAGAAACTGCAGCTTGTCCCTGAGTCCAGATTTAGGAGAGGCTTGAAATCTCCCCAAGCCCCATGGGGGATTACAACCTCTGGGGCTTGGATTTAGGAGATGGTTGCAATGATGAATGTGCTCCTCCTGCCGGAGTGATGGCATGTGCATCTTGTCTGCACCATGGGTTTCTGAATGGCAACAGACAGCATGAGAACAGATGGAGCAAAAAAAGTTAGCTGCACTATGTTCTCGTGGAGAGCGCTCTCCCTGTGCCCTCGGATGTGTGTGAGGCATGTCACCAGCCTGGGCCCGGAGCAGCCTCTAATGCTTTGATGCATTTAGTTCCAGTTTTACATGTGGGCTGGCCGGAGCCATCGCCTCCAACCCAGTGGACGTGGTGCGAACACGGATGATGAACCAGAGGGCAATAGTGGGAACTGTGGAGCTCTACAAAGGCACACTGGATGGTCTAGTAAAGGTAAGAAGCCAGATAGTGTTGGGCAAGTGGGGTTACAGCCATCAGGGCCCAGTTGAGCCTGAGCCGGATCTGATGTCACACGTGACTCTGATCCTCGCAGCAAAAGGCACCAGCCATGGAGCATTCTTCTCCAGGAGTCTTGCAGTGCACTAAACATGGACTTGAGGAGCTGCCCCCTGGGCCTGTTCCTGTGAGATGGGACTTTGGGAGTTGGGGGAGAGACAGTCAGAGCAGGGACAGCCCAAGatcttattcatagattccaaggccagaagggaccattgcgtcctctagtctgaccccctgtataacataggccagagaactgccccaaactAATTCCAAGAGCAGAGCTTTGAGAAGAACATCTTGCCTTGCACCAGCCAGTTAGACTGGAGTTGTTCTGTGCTGAAGGGTGCTACATTGTATGTAGGGAGGGGAGACCAAGTCTGTCTCTTCAGGAATAGGCAAGAGCAACTAGGACGCTACTGGagtcattttagcagaaacaacCCTGTTTCATAGTGCACTTGGGGAGCATCTCGTggtcactctgtctctctcttctccagacaTGGAAGAGTGAGGGCTTCTTTGCACTCTATAAAGGGTTCTGGCCCAACTGGCTTCGGCTTGGCCCTTGGAATATCATTGTATCCTTGAAAGAGTGACTGGGTGACAGTGTGGGTGCGGCTAGCAGGAGAAAGtccaggacagaaagaac
Coding sequences within:
- the SLC25A14 gene encoding brain mitochondrial carrier protein 1 isoform X2; protein product: MSALNWKPFVYGGLASLVAEFGTFPVDLTKTRLQVQGQSIDARFREIKYRGMFHALFRIYKEEGILALYSGIAPALLRQASYGTIKIGIYQSLKRLFVDRLEDETLLINMICGVVSGVISSTLANPTDVLKIRMQAQGSLFQGGMIGSFIDIYQQEGTRGLWRGVVPTAQRAAIVVGVELPVYDITKKHLILSGFMGDTIFAHFISSFTCGLAGAIASNPVDVVRTRMMNQRAIVGTVELYKGTLDGLVKTWKSEGFFALYKGFWPNWLRLGPWNIIFFITYEQLKRLPF
- the SLC25A14 gene encoding brain mitochondrial carrier protein 1 isoform X1, whose translation is MSALNWKPFVYGGLASLVAEFGTFPVDLTKTRLQVQGQSIDARFREIKYRGMFHALFRIYKEEGILALYSGIAPALLRQASYGTIKIGIYQSLKRLFVDRLEDETLLINMICGVVSGVISSTLANPTDVLKIRMQAQGSLFQGGMIGSFIDIYQQEGTRGLWRGVVPTAQRAAIVVGVELPVYDITKKHLILSGFMGDTIFAHFISSFTCGLAGAIASNPVDVVRTRMMNQRAIVGTVELYKGTLDGLVKVRSQIVLGKWGYSHQGPVEPEPDLMSHVTLILAAKGTSHGAFFSRSLAVH